The following coding sequences are from one Planctomicrobium piriforme window:
- the mobA gene encoding molybdenum cofactor guanylyltransferase: MSTKIAGIVLCGGRSRRMGSLKWQLPFGGQTVLQRVLESVSAVASPVIVVGSNELPVPELPAGCSFVADETAFPGPLHALLRGLAQMPDEVEAVYLTGCDAPLLTPAFISAVCNSLREGFEIAAVSDGTHAQPLAAVYRTSVLSTAHELTDKGERSLQALLKACRTQLIHEDEFRSADPRLLSLRNMNTEDEYRDLLREIVEC; this comes from the coding sequence TTGAGCACCAAGATTGCTGGCATCGTTCTGTGCGGGGGGCGCAGTCGTCGTATGGGGAGCTTGAAATGGCAGCTCCCCTTCGGCGGTCAGACGGTGCTGCAGCGCGTGCTGGAGAGCGTCAGTGCAGTCGCGTCGCCGGTCATCGTCGTCGGGTCGAACGAGCTGCCGGTTCCGGAGTTGCCGGCTGGTTGCTCGTTCGTCGCGGATGAAACGGCCTTTCCCGGCCCGCTGCACGCGCTGCTCAGGGGCCTGGCTCAAATGCCTGATGAGGTTGAAGCAGTCTACCTCACCGGCTGTGACGCCCCCTTGCTGACGCCGGCGTTTATCTCGGCGGTCTGCAATTCATTGCGAGAAGGCTTCGAAATCGCCGCCGTGTCAGACGGGACTCACGCACAGCCGCTGGCGGCGGTCTATCGGACGTCTGTCTTATCCACTGCGCATGAACTCACCGACAAGGGGGAGCGCAGCTTACAGGCCCTTCTCAAAGCGTGCCGGACGCAACTGATTCATGAAGACGAATTTCGCAGCGCCGACCCGAGACTATTGTCGCTGCGGAATATGAACACCGAAGACGAGTACCGCGACTTGCTTCGCGAAATCGTTGAGTGTTGA
- a CDS encoding C39 family peptidase codes for MNRLRLDILPQPTDTTCGPTCLQAVYRYFGENCSLDHVIKEVGQLEQGGTLAVFLGCHALRKGYDVTLYTYDLQVFDPTWFRLDRDVDLEEKLIAQMQIKDRPRLHTATVAYIEFLRLGGKLRMEVLTIDLIRRYLKRDIPVLTGLSATFLYGEMREYCPDNPPPGRTTLADDVRGFPAGHFVVLCGYDPDRRTVLVADPLEANPFAKDRQYAVDIDRVFSAIMLGIVTYDANLLLVRPKNHQKGVERHARTDRDR; via the coding sequence ATGAATCGCCTGCGCCTCGACATACTCCCACAACCGACTGACACGACTTGCGGCCCCACATGCCTGCAGGCAGTCTATCGTTATTTCGGGGAGAACTGTTCGCTCGACCATGTCATTAAAGAGGTCGGACAGCTCGAACAGGGGGGGACGCTGGCCGTCTTTCTCGGCTGCCACGCGCTCCGCAAAGGGTACGACGTCACGTTGTATACCTACGACCTGCAGGTGTTTGACCCGACCTGGTTCCGACTGGACCGGGACGTCGATCTCGAAGAGAAGCTGATTGCCCAGATGCAGATCAAGGACCGGCCGCGGCTGCACACCGCGACCGTGGCCTACATTGAATTTCTGCGACTCGGTGGAAAACTCAGAATGGAAGTGCTGACGATCGATTTGATCCGTCGGTACCTGAAACGCGATATCCCGGTGCTCACCGGGCTGAGCGCGACGTTTCTATATGGGGAGATGCGGGAATATTGTCCCGATAATCCGCCCCCCGGACGGACAACGCTGGCCGACGACGTGCGCGGGTTTCCCGCAGGGCATTTCGTGGTGCTGTGCGGTTACGACCCCGACCGGCGCACCGTTCTGGTGGCTGACCCGTTGGAAGCCAACCCATTCGCCAAGGATCGGCAATATGCGGTCGACATCGATCGCGTGTTCTCGGCCATCATGCTTGGCATTGTGACCTACGACGCGAATCTGCTGCTCGTGCGTCCCAAAAATCACCAAAAGGGAGTTGAGCGGCATGCCCGCACTGATCGTGACAGATAG